In Euwallacea fornicatus isolate EFF26 chromosome 2, ASM4011564v1, whole genome shotgun sequence, one genomic interval encodes:
- the LOC136348887 gene encoding peroxisomal N(1)-acetyl-spermine/spermidine oxidase-like → MTNFLSFFLIILCLNTCQCSVIVIGAGAAGIAAAAYLVDRGVNDVIVLEAENRIGGRINTVPFGDGVVDLGAEFCHGEAGNRVYELAAPLKLLDSHAPGFQLHYSANGLAVDHSFQEKLLNLTHSIVHKKGENNREGDSCKETDRAKECLDKLFKALLKSAELEELQLLNQSYPWLGNYKCASESCLDLSELSLNSDYEEYPGDQMLSFSSGGYRTILDLLMRKYQENHLKIDVRLQSKVEKISHWNNGSSINLTLQNGTNLSANQVIFTPSLGVLKKHYKTMFHPPLPIEYQSAFEAIGYGTITKIALLFENIWWHEDDPKIFSCFFSPEHALLVSKNNLTWTQSFTALTPVQGNPKVLMSWFVGKESPRIEDLTPEEVLRGLNFIVTYCFKPSFPKLTLPKKFVRSQWRNNENFLGAYSYESVRGDSRRGRLDLGEVIRNEEGVPVLLFAGEATNSVNFATVHGAIDSGRKMAERVVARVKKA, encoded by the coding sequence ATGAcgaattttctaagtttttttctaataattttgtgCTTGAACACTTGCCAGTGTTCGGTGATAGTGATCGGCGCCGGCGCAGCCGGAATAGCTGCAGCTGCCTATCTGGTGGACCGTGGAGTTAATGATGTTATAGTGTTAGAAGCAGAGAACCGTATCGGGGGGAGGATTAACACCGTCCCCTTCGGGGATGGAGTAGTGGATCTGGGAGCTGAGTTCTGCCATGGGGAGGCTGGGAACAGGGTGTATGAACTCGCAGCTCCACTAAAGTTGCTAGACTCTCACGCCCCAGGATTTCAGCTTCACTACAGTGCAAATGGATTAGCTGTAGATCATAGTTTCCAGGAGAAATTATTGAATCTGACTCACTCAATCGTGCataaaaaaggagaaaataaTCGAGAGGGGGATTCCTGTAAGGAAACAGATAGAGCTAAAGAATGTTTAGATAAGTTATTTAAAGCATTGTTGAAAAGCGCGGAATTGGAGGAGCTGCAGCTGTTAAACCAATCCTACCCATGGTTGGGGAACTATAAATGTGCCTCTGAGAGCTGCCTGGATTTATCCGAACTGAGCCTCAATTCTGATTATGAAGAGTATCCAGGAGATCAAATGCTTTCCTTCTCTTCTGGAGGATACAGAACCATTCTGGATTTATTAATGCGAAAGTATCAAGAAAATCACCTGAAAATTGATGTGAGGCTGCAAAGTAAGGTTGAAAAAATCTCCCACTGGAACAATGGAAGCTCCATCAATCTCACCCTGCAAAATGGCACAAATCTTTCAGCAAATCAAGTAATTTTCACCCCCTCATTAGGAGTTCTCAAAAAACATTACAAAACCATGTTCCATCCACCTCTACCTATAGAGTACCAATCAGCATTTGAAGCCATCGGCTATGGAACAATCACCAAAATTGCCCTCCTTTTTGAAAACATATGGTGGCATGAAGATGACCCAAAGATCTTCAGCTGCTTCTTCAGTCCCGAGCATGCCCTTCTGGTCTCAAAAAATAACCTCACTTGGACTCAGTCTTTCACAGCTTTAACCCCAGTACAAGGCAACCCTAAAGTCCTCATGTCATGGTTTGTAGGAAAAGAATCTCCTAGAATTGAAGATTTAACGCCTGAGGAGGTTCTAAGAGGTTTGAATTTTATTGTCACCTATTGTTTCAAGCCCTCATTCCCTAAACTGACCCTCCCGAAGAAATTCGTTAGATCCCAATGGCGGAACAACGAGAATTTTCTGGGTGCCTATTCATATGAGTCAGTGAGGGGGGATTCAAGAAGAGGGAGGTTGGATCTGGGGGAAGTGATTAGGAATGAGGAAGGGGTTCCGGTGTTGCTATTCGCGGGGGAGGCTACGAATTCGGTTAATTTTGCAACGGTGCATGGAGCAATTGATAGTGGAAGGAAGATGGCGGAGCGGGTGGTGGCACGTGTAAAAAAGGCGTGA